The genomic segment TTCAGGGGATCATTTACACCCGGGAGATCGCGGCAACCAGGCAATGGCAGAGAGTATCAGTCTTTCATTGCTGAAACCTTCGGCCTCACCACACAGTTCAGCCACGCTCACGCAAACCGGCGCAGGAGAGTGACATGTTGTTTTCTCCTTATCAGCTGGGACACCTGCTCCTGCCCAATCGCATCATCATGCCCCCCATGACCCGAGCCAGAGCGACCAGCGGCGGGCTTGCAACCCGGCTAATGGCAGACTATTACGCCCAGAGAGCATCGGCTGGCCTGATTATTTCGGAAGGCACCCAAATTAGCCAGCAAGGCCAGGGCTACGCCTGGACTCCGGGGATATACACACCTGCCCAAGTGGCAGCATGGCAACACGTTACCCATGCTATTCATCAGCAAGGTGGCAGAATCTATGCCCAACTGTGGCACGTTGGCAGGCTCTCACATACGTCATTGCAAGCTGATGGGCAGTCGCCGGTTTCATCATCAGCACTACAAGCCAAAGGGGTGCAGGTGTTTATTGACCCGGAAAAACGAGGTCCGGCACTCGGCTCAGGCGAAATGGTCCAGCACTCCATGCCCAGGGCGCTGGAGCCGGGTGAAATCGGGGACATTATCAACGACTTCCGTCAGGCCGCCGAAAATGCGCTCAGAGCAGGCTTCGATGGTATCGAGCTGCACGCGGCCAATGGCTATCTGATCAATCAGTTTCTGGACTCCCGGGCGAACACCCGCGAGGATAAATACGGCGGATCACTGGAAAACCGGTTAAGGTTTTTGTCCGAAGTGGTAACGGCCACCACGCAGGTATATCCACCAGCCCAGGTAGGCGTAAGACTGTCTCCCCTGACCACACAACAGGGCACCATTGACGATACGCCAGAAGCTACTTACCTTGCTGCCGCTTCCCGTTTGCAGGAACTGAACGTGGGTTACCTGCATATTGCCGAGGCCGACTGGAGTGATGCGCCCATCATGCCGATACCGTTCAAACAGGCCATACGGCTTATTTTTCATGGCACCCTGATCTATTCCGGGAACTACAATCTGGATAAAGCCAATCAGGCAATCTCGACCGGCTGGGCCGACCTGATCGGATTTGGCCGACCATTTATTGCCAACCCGGATCTGCCTGAACGATTACGCTCTGGCTACCCTCTGTCATCGTTAAACCACGCCCATTTGTTTGGAGGAGACTCGGCAGGCTATACCGACTACCTGCCATACACAGCCAACTAACCAGAAGCTAACCAGAAAACGTTCCGGGTCTGGCGGCAAGTGTTACACCCAGCCCCGCTCGGCAAAGGACACTTCTTCGCCATCACCAACAACAATATGATCAAGCACCCGGATATCCATCAACCCCAGTGCTTGTTGCAGCTTATCGGTAATATGCCGATCCGCCCGGCTTGGCTCCGCCACTCCGGAGGGGTGATTATGGGCAAAGATCACAGCGGCTGCGCCGCAGGCCAGCGCCTGCTTAGCCACCTCACGCGGATAAACCGCCGCACCGTCAATCGTGCCCTGAAACAGCTCCTTGTACTTGATAACCCGGTTCTGGTTATCCAGAAACAGGCAGACGAACACTTCGTGGTCGCGATCCCGAATCTGCGATGCCAGATAACGCCGGGTCAGTTCCGGGCTGGTCAGGGCATCACCTTTTTGCAACTGCTCGGCCAAATGACGCCGGGCCATTTCCAGCACCGCCTGTAACTGGGCAAACTTGGCTGACCCTAACCCCAACGGCTGACAAAAACGCGTTTCACTGGCCATCAGCAACGGTCGCAGACCGCCGAAGTCTGCCAATAGCTCGCGTGCCAGATCCACCGCACTCTTGCCCTTGACGCCGGTGCGCAGGAAGATCGCCAGCAACTCCGCGTCAGACAATGCCTCGGCTCCTTGGGCCAATAATTTTTCTCGGGGACGTTCCTGGGCTGGCCAATCGGTGATTGCCATAAGCTGCCTCCTTGCAGTGATGTGGGCATCCGTTATATCTGCGCTGTACGTGTGTGCCGACAGTGCCTGCGCCATGAAAGACGCCTTCAATCCGCCGCTGCGTTATACTGACGCCATTTTACCCCGGTACTGACGAGTCCTGCCATGCTGCAACTAGCCAATAAACGTATTTTACTCGGTATAAGTGGCGGCATTGCTGCTTACAAATCGGCCGAATTGGTGCGTACCCTGACCAAGGCCGGTGCCGACGTTCGCGTGATCATGACGTCAGGCGCACTGGAATTTATCACGCCGTTAACACTACAAGCCTTGTCGGGAAATCCGGTACATCATGCCCTGCTGGATGAAACCGCAGAAGCCGGCATGGGCCATATCGAGCTGGCTCGCTGGGCCGACACCATACTGATTGCGCCAGCCACTGCCGACGTCATCGCCCGCCTTGCCGCTGGCATGGGCAACGATCTGTTAACCACGGTTTGTCTCGCCAGCGCCGCGCCGCTCTGCCTGGCACCCGCCATGAATCAGCAAATGTGGGCCGCACCGACCACCCAGAACAACCTCGCAACCCTGGCACAACTGCTCGGAGAAAAGCTGGCCCTGTTTGGCCCCGACTCCGGCGCCCAGGCCTGTGGCGATATTGGCCCCGGCCGCATGTTGGAACCGGAAGCCATTGCCCGCCTGCTGGCCAATCGTTTCACAACCGGTGCATTGGCCGGTAAGCGCGTGGTGATTACCGCAGGCCCAACCCGCGAAGCCCTCGACCCGGTGCGTTACATCAGCAATCACAGCTCCGGCAAAATGGGTTATGCCTTGGCTCGGGCAGCACAGGAAGCCGGTGCTGAGGTAACGCTGATTTCCGGCCCCGTCCACCTGCCAGCACCGGACAGGGTTACGCTGGTATCGGTGGTTTCTGCCACCGATATGCTGGCCGCCGCATTAGCAACACTGGAGCACTGCGACCTGTTTATCGCCAGTGCCGCTGTCGCCGACTACCGCCCGGCAACGATTGCCGAACAGAAGATCAAAAAGGCGGGAGATGAAATCCAGCTCACGCTGGTCAAGAACCCCGACATCGTCGCCACCATTGCCCAACATAAAAATCGACCGTTTACCGTTGGCTTTGCTGCCGAAACCAACGATGTCGATGCCTACGCCCGCGCCAAACTCGAACGCAAAAACCTCGATATGATTATCGCCAACGACGTCTCGCGCCAGGATATCGGCTTTGGTGCCGACGATAATGCCGTCACGCTCTACAGCAAACACGGCTCGACCGAATTTACGGTCATGAACAAAGCCTTGCTGGCACGGCAACTACTCGCCGCCATTGCTATCCAGCTCGCGGCGCTATAAACCGCCTCGGTGCATCCACCGCTCATAAAAAACAGGAACCCGTTACCGTGAATACACTGCAATTCAAGATTCTCGACCAACGCCTGGGAGATACCATCCCGCTGCCAGAATACGCCACTCCCGGCTCGGCAGGGCTGGATCTGCGAGCCTGTATTGAAGAAGACAGCCTCACCATTGAGCCGGGCCAGACCGTACTGATCCCTACCGGTATGGCGATTTATATTGAAGATCCTGGCCTCGCCGCCATGCTGTTGCCCCGCTCTGGCCTCGGCCACAAACACGGCATCGTGCTGGGCAACCTGGTCGGCCTGATCGACTCCGACTACCAGGGGCCGCTCATGGTATCGTGCTGGAATCGAAGCGCTGAAGCCTTCACGCTGAATGTTGGCGAACGCCTGGCGCAACTGGTGCTGGTGCCGGTAGTGCAGGCCCAGTTCCGTCAGGTTGCAGAATTTACCGAAACCGAACGTGGCACCGGTGGTTTTGGCCACTCTGGCCGTCACTGATCGGCCCGTAGCGAGCCGTCGCCGCGTCAGGCTATACTGCCGCGCTTGCCACCAATAACTTGAACCATACCGCAAGGCCAATCGAGCGAACGGCCTTGCCCTGTACCCGATGGAGCACCACCATGCCGCTGAACCGCGATGACGCCATCAATACCGTCAACGTTCTGAGCCAGGCCCTGCCCTACCTGCAACGCTTTGTAGGCAAAACCATTGTCGTCAAATATGGCGGTAATGCCATGATCGACGACGAGCTGAAAAACAGCTTTGCTCGCGACATGGTGATGCTGAAGCTGATTGGCATCAATCCCATTGTGGTTCACGGCGGCGGGCCGCAAATCGGTGAGTTGCTGAACAAACTCAACATCGAAAGCCACTTCGTTAACGGCATGCGGGTCACCACCAGCGAAACCATGGACGTGGTCGAAATGGTACTGGGTGGTCTGGTTAACAAGGACATCGTCAATCTGATCAACCAGAACGGCGGTAACGCCATTGGCCTGACCGGCAAAGACGGCCAGCTGCTGCACGCGCGCAAGTTGCACGTCACCAAGGCAACACCCGATCTGGAAAAACCGGAAATCATCGACATTGGCCACGTCGGCGAAGTTGCCAGCATCAACACCAAGGTGCTGGATATGCTTAACGATAGCGACTTTATCCCCGTCATTGCCCCCATCGGCGTAGACTCCGAAGGCCACTCCTACAATATCAACGCCGACCTGGTCGCCGGCAAGGTCGCCGAGGTGCTGAAAGCCGAAAAGCTGATCCTGCTGACCAATATCGCCGGACTGATGGACAAACAGGGCAACATTCTCACCGGCCTGACCACCCAGCAAGTAGACGACCTGATTGCGGATGGCACCATCTACGGTGGCATGTTACCCAAAATTCAGTGTGCCCTCGATGCCGTGCACGCTGGCGTCACCAGCGCCCACATTATCGACGGTCGAGTTGCACACTCCACCCTGCTGGAACTGTTCACCGATGAAGGTGTGGGCACCCTGATTACCAACCGCAAAGGCTGACAGGAGAACCCATGGCACAGGCGGAAGACAAGCTGTCCCGCAGAGACCAGATACTTCAGGCTCTGGTACATATGCTGGAAACCCAGCCCGGTGCCCGAATTACCACGGCCAACCTGGCAAAGGAAGTCGGCGTATCAGAAGCGGCGCTGTACCGCCACTTCCCCAGCAAGGCAAAGATGTTTGAAGGGCTGATCAGCTTTATCGAAGAAACCATCTTCAGCCGCATCAACCTGATCCTGCAGGATATCGACAGCGCCGAAGCGCGTTGCCAGCATACATTGATGCTGGTACTCACCTTCGCCGAACGTAACCCTGGCATGTGTCGCCTGTTATCTGGAGATGCACTGTCGGGTGAAACGGAACGCCTGCGCCAGCGCATCCAGCAATTTTTTGAACGGCTGGAAACCCAGTTCAGACAGATTATTCGGGAAGCCGAATTACGCGAAGACAAACTGCCGCAACATACCGCCAGTGCATTGGCCAATTTGTTGACTGCTGTGGTAGAAGGCAAAATACGCCAGTTTGTGCGTACCGAGTTTGCACTGAAGCCAACCGCCTACTGGGATGAACAATGGCTCGTGCTGCAAAGCCAGCTGTTAAGAACAAAACAAATCCCGACCAACTAACGGACAGGCCCGATTCAGACTGCGCCACAAGCTGTCGTTGGATGTCGCGACAGGCTGTGGTGCAAGATTCCGGTTGGTTTATCGACTGACAGGAGGCTTGGCTTTGGAGAAACGGTCAACCCGCTCAAAATCCACCTCGTCATACAAGGTACCGGGGGGATATACCTGTAATATTCGCACCCGTTCATATTGTTCTGCGTACTCTCGGGTAATACGCCCCAACTCGGTGCGTCGATCGCGGATATCCCGCTTGCTATCAGCGAGCACTCCCGACACTTCATTCAGCTCCTGCTGAATATCCCCAGGGACTTCCACACCTCGGCTGGTAAAACCCTCTGCCTGACGCTGCGCCTGCGCCAGCTTTTGCTCCAGCGCCTCCTGGCGACGTTCCTGCAGAGAAATGTAAGTACCCACTTCCTCTGCCTTGCGCAACCGTGCCCGTTCAACATCGGATGGCTGCTCATACAAACGCAGAAGATTAATATCCGCTTCTTTTTGCTGTGCCATTTTTTCCTGGCGCTGCTGCTCTGCGGCCTCTTTGGTGCGCCGCACCACCAGCTCTTCCGCCGTGGGGGCTGGTGGCACAACATCAATGACCATGCCGTTGCTGCCCAGCACCTCATACCCCTGGCCGAGCAGCTCTGCCGGAATACGATCCCGCAGCACCGTGCGACCATCGACCTGAAAACGGTAC from the Candidatus Thalassolituus haligoni genome contains:
- the radC gene encoding DNA repair protein RadC, yielding MAITDWPAQERPREKLLAQGAEALSDAELLAIFLRTGVKGKSAVDLARELLADFGGLRPLLMASETRFCQPLGLGSAKFAQLQAVLEMARRHLAEQLQKGDALTSPELTRRYLASQIRDRDHEVFVCLFLDNQNRVIKYKELFQGTIDGAAVYPREVAKQALACGAAAVIFAHNHPSGVAEPSRADRHITDKLQQALGLMDIRVLDHIVVGDGEEVSFAERGWV
- the slmA gene encoding nucleoid occlusion factor SlmA encodes the protein MAQAEDKLSRRDQILQALVHMLETQPGARITTANLAKEVGVSEAALYRHFPSKAKMFEGLISFIEETIFSRINLILQDIDSAEARCQHTLMLVLTFAERNPGMCRLLSGDALSGETERLRQRIQQFFERLETQFRQIIREAELREDKLPQHTASALANLLTAVVEGKIRQFVRTEFALKPTAYWDEQWLVLQSQLLRTKQIPTN
- a CDS encoding alkene reductase, which produces MLFSPYQLGHLLLPNRIIMPPMTRARATSGGLATRLMADYYAQRASAGLIISEGTQISQQGQGYAWTPGIYTPAQVAAWQHVTHAIHQQGGRIYAQLWHVGRLSHTSLQADGQSPVSSSALQAKGVQVFIDPEKRGPALGSGEMVQHSMPRALEPGEIGDIINDFRQAAENALRAGFDGIELHAANGYLINQFLDSRANTREDKYGGSLENRLRFLSEVVTATTQVYPPAQVGVRLSPLTTQQGTIDDTPEATYLAAASRLQELNVGYLHIAEADWSDAPIMPIPFKQAIRLIFHGTLIYSGNYNLDKANQAISTGWADLIGFGRPFIANPDLPERLRSGYPLSSLNHAHLFGGDSAGYTDYLPYTAN
- the argB gene encoding acetylglutamate kinase, coding for MPLNRDDAINTVNVLSQALPYLQRFVGKTIVVKYGGNAMIDDELKNSFARDMVMLKLIGINPIVVHGGGPQIGELLNKLNIESHFVNGMRVTTSETMDVVEMVLGGLVNKDIVNLINQNGGNAIGLTGKDGQLLHARKLHVTKATPDLEKPEIIDIGHVGEVASINTKVLDMLNDSDFIPVIAPIGVDSEGHSYNINADLVAGKVAEVLKAEKLILLTNIAGLMDKQGNILTGLTTQQVDDLIADGTIYGGMLPKIQCALDAVHAGVTSAHIIDGRVAHSTLLELFTDEGVGTLITNRKG
- the dut gene encoding dUTP diphosphatase, whose protein sequence is MNTLQFKILDQRLGDTIPLPEYATPGSAGLDLRACIEEDSLTIEPGQTVLIPTGMAIYIEDPGLAAMLLPRSGLGHKHGIVLGNLVGLIDSDYQGPLMVSCWNRSAEAFTLNVGERLAQLVLVPVVQAQFRQVAEFTETERGTGGFGHSGRH
- the coaBC gene encoding bifunctional phosphopantothenoylcysteine decarboxylase/phosphopantothenate--cysteine ligase CoaBC, producing MLQLANKRILLGISGGIAAYKSAELVRTLTKAGADVRVIMTSGALEFITPLTLQALSGNPVHHALLDETAEAGMGHIELARWADTILIAPATADVIARLAAGMGNDLLTTVCLASAAPLCLAPAMNQQMWAAPTTQNNLATLAQLLGEKLALFGPDSGAQACGDIGPGRMLEPEAIARLLANRFTTGALAGKRVVITAGPTREALDPVRYISNHSSGKMGYALARAAQEAGAEVTLISGPVHLPAPDRVTLVSVVSATDMLAAALATLEHCDLFIASAAVADYRPATIAEQKIKKAGDEIQLTLVKNPDIVATIAQHKNRPFTVGFAAETNDVDAYARAKLERKNLDMIIANDVSRQDIGFGADDNAVTLYSKHGSTEFTVMNKALLARQLLAAIAIQLAAL